The Perca flavescens isolate YP-PL-M2 chromosome 23, PFLA_1.0, whole genome shotgun sequence genome has a window encoding:
- the LOC114550563 gene encoding mucin-5AC-like has translation MAAFGDRAKSWDNVAVLVDETIKPQAPCSPFLQTPTRQNIKPKATLIRNKNTANRQSAPEQRIRKGEGYSLSHVAEINPVERPCASMPLSVKAATPNVRHRKPKKQFIEPVKPYTTGLPPKSSTPSFVPVSSYPTTVSYDSNTAAEQLKATEDLVTLYLTPEDDFTQSPPWSRYVCPHKPKKRSRKRSIELTASKDLESLHRSSSSTPTPYQPPSVSIEREQKTSDETIHAIEVGEVSEDTGLTATAPTSRQTNREATGEGSEDTELTAPVPTSRQTNRGATGEESEDTGPTATQLTPHQLCQAALQEDPEYNVGEYLFNCIYSTEEGTDYVSCIPHTSVITVADKKCNSANTAITTPVNVLEVNVPFLDKQTVPNYITNNRFEQGGALGGPEQLTLLQSAEFFEYCVNTSLNNLQSLTLINKYNQN, from the exons atggctgcatttg GTGATCGTGCAAAGAGCTGGGATAACGTGGCTGTGTTAGTTGACGAAACTATTAAACCACAAG ctccGTGTAGCCCATTCCTACAGACCCCAACACGCCAGAACATTAAACCAAAGGCCACTCTAATAAGGAATAAGAACACAGCAAACAG acaatcagcccctgaacaaaggatccgCAAGGGCGAGGGCTACTCGCTCTCCCATGTGGCTGAAATCAATCCTGTTGAAAGACCATGTGCTTCTATGCCCCTCTCTGTGAAAGCTGCTACGCCTAACGTTCGCCATCGTAAGCCTAAGAAGCAATTTATTgag cctgtgaagccatacacgACCGGTCTCCCGCCCAAAAGTAgcaccccttcctttgttccggTCTCGTCTTACCCGACCACTGTATCTTATGATagtaacacagcagctgag caactAAAGGCGACGGAAGACTTAGTTACATTGTATTTGACGCCTGAGGACGATTTCACACAGTCACCCCCATGGAGCAGATACGTATGTCCACACAAGCCTAAGAAGAGATCTAGGAAGAGATCTATTgag ctAACGGCAAGCAAAGACTTGGAGTCCTTGCATCGGTCGTCGTCTAGTACACCAACgccctaccagccaccaagtgtctccattgagagggaacaaaag ACAtctgatgag ACAATCCATGCCATAGAAGTAGGCGAAGTATCCGAAGACACCGGACTAACAGCGACAGCCCCTACATCACGCCAAACAAATCGTGAAGCTACAGGCGAAGGGTCTGAAGACACAGAGCTAACAGCACCCGTCCCTACATCACGTCAGACAAATCGGGGAGCTACGGGAGAAGAGTCTGAAGACACTGGACCAACAGCAACACAGCTTACACCCCACCAACTGTGTCAGGCTGCTTTGCAGGAGGACCCTGAATATAATGTAGGTGAATACCTCTTTAACTGTATCTATAGCACCGAGGAAGGCACcgattatgtcagctgtataccacacacctctgttataactgtggcagataaaaagtgtaacagtgCTAATACCGCCATAACCActcctgtaaatgtattagAGGTTAACGTTCCATTCCTTGATAAGCAAACAGTACCTAATTATATTACTAACAATCGGTTTGAACAAGGTGGGGCACTAGGAGGTCCTGAGCAGTTAACATTACTTCAGAGTGCAGAGTTTTTTGAGTATTGTGTTAACACATCCCTCAACAACCTGCAGTCGCTGACccttataaacaaatacaatcagaattag